The proteins below come from a single Crossiella sp. CA-258035 genomic window:
- a CDS encoding 4-hydroxybenzoate 3-monooxygenase — translation MRTRVGIVGAGPAGLLLSHLLHRNGIDSVVLETRSRDYVEKRVRAGVLEAPTVELLREAGLAERLDRECLTHHGILLRFDGVEHRIDFADLVGKAVTVYGQQELVKDLIAARLRDGGDLRFEVSEVSVHELRTDSPWIHYTDRHGRPQVLDCEVIAGCDGFHGVTRPAAPTLTALEHRYPFAWLGILARTPPTRAEVVYAAHDRGFALASMRSPEISRLYLQVSTEDTAADWPLERVWSELSARLGEEIRPGEVLETIHTDLRAFVAEPMRHGRLFLAGDAAHIVPPTGAKGLNLAIADVALLADALTALLVDDDERPAESYSDTALRRVWRAQRFSSLMTDMLHRPPDGDRFQRYLQLSQLHHTVSSTAAATSLAEDYVGPPFARTVAVPS, via the coding sequence GTGCGCACCAGGGTTGGCATCGTCGGCGCCGGACCGGCCGGTCTGCTCCTGTCCCACCTGCTGCACCGCAACGGGATCGACTCGGTGGTCCTGGAGACCCGCAGCCGTGACTACGTCGAGAAACGGGTCCGCGCCGGAGTGCTGGAGGCGCCGACCGTGGAACTGTTGCGGGAGGCCGGTCTGGCCGAGCGGCTGGACCGGGAGTGCCTGACCCACCACGGCATCCTGCTGCGCTTCGACGGGGTGGAGCACCGGATCGACTTCGCCGACCTGGTCGGCAAGGCGGTCACCGTCTACGGGCAGCAGGAGTTGGTCAAGGACCTGATCGCGGCCCGGCTGCGGGACGGCGGGGACCTGCGGTTCGAGGTGAGCGAGGTCAGCGTGCACGAGCTGAGAACCGACTCGCCGTGGATCCACTACACCGACCGGCACGGCCGGCCGCAGGTGCTCGACTGCGAGGTCATCGCAGGCTGCGACGGCTTCCACGGCGTCACCCGTCCCGCCGCGCCCACGCTGACCGCGCTGGAACACCGCTACCCCTTCGCCTGGCTGGGCATCCTGGCCCGCACCCCGCCCACCCGCGCCGAGGTGGTCTACGCCGCGCACGACCGCGGTTTCGCGCTGGCCAGCATGCGCAGCCCGGAGATCAGCAGGCTCTACCTCCAGGTGTCCACAGAGGACACCGCGGCGGACTGGCCGCTGGAGCGGGTGTGGAGCGAGCTGAGCGCGCGGCTCGGCGAGGAGATCCGGCCGGGTGAGGTGCTGGAAACCATCCACACCGACCTGCGGGCCTTCGTCGCCGAACCGATGCGGCACGGGCGCCTGTTCCTGGCCGGGGACGCCGCGCACATCGTGCCGCCCACCGGGGCCAAGGGGCTCAACCTGGCCATCGCCGACGTCGCGCTGCTGGCCGACGCGCTCACCGCGCTGCTGGTGGACGACGACGAGCGGCCGGCCGAGTCCTATTCGGACACCGCCCTGCGGCGGGTGTGGCGCGCCCAGCGGTTCTCCTCGCTGATGACCGACATGCTGCACCGACCGCCGGACGGCGACCGGTTCCAGCGCTACCTCCAGCTCTCCCAGCTGCACCACACCGTCAGCTCCACCGCCGCGGCGACCAGTCTCGCCGAGGACTACGTCGGACCGCCCTTCGCCCGCACAGTCGCCGTGCCGAGTTAG
- a CDS encoding ABC transporter ATP-binding protein, whose translation MLTVHELHKVYPGENRTVEAVREVSFEVAPGELVCLVGPSGCGKTTLLKCLSGLLPPTAGSVAVNGKPVTGPPVELAMVFQEYGRSLFPWLTVWENVQLPLRQKKMPKAERERLGRLALSAVDLAGDHDAYPWQLSGGMQQRVAIARAVAYQPRVLLMDEPFAAVDAQTRADLEDLIRRVWRDLGVTILFVTHDIDEAVYLGERVIVLSSAPTVVQQEIHVDLPAERDQLHTRALARFVELRTEVYEQIQKAKASATR comes from the coding sequence ATGCTCACGGTGCACGAGCTGCACAAGGTCTACCCCGGGGAGAACCGGACGGTGGAGGCGGTCCGTGAGGTCAGCTTCGAGGTCGCGCCCGGCGAGCTGGTCTGCCTGGTCGGCCCGTCCGGCTGCGGCAAGACAACCCTGCTCAAATGCCTGTCCGGCCTGCTGCCACCGACCGCCGGATCCGTCGCGGTGAACGGGAAGCCGGTGACCGGGCCGCCGGTGGAGCTGGCGATGGTGTTCCAGGAGTACGGGCGCAGCCTGTTCCCCTGGCTCACCGTGTGGGAGAACGTGCAGCTTCCGTTGCGGCAGAAGAAGATGCCCAAGGCCGAGCGGGAACGACTCGGCAGGCTGGCGCTGTCCGCGGTGGACCTGGCCGGTGACCACGACGCCTACCCGTGGCAGCTCTCCGGTGGCATGCAGCAGCGGGTGGCCATCGCCCGTGCGGTGGCCTACCAGCCCAGGGTGCTGCTGATGGACGAGCCCTTCGCCGCGGTGGACGCCCAGACCAGGGCCGACCTGGAGGACCTGATCCGCAGGGTGTGGCGGGACCTGGGCGTGACCATCCTGTTCGTCACCCACGACATCGACGAGGCGGTCTACCTCGGCGAGCGGGTGATCGTGCTCTCCAGCGCGCCCACGGTGGTGCAGCAGGAGATCCACGTCGACCTGCCGGCGGAACGGGACCAGCTGCACACCCGCGCGCTGGCCCGCTTCGTGGAGTTGCGAACAGAAGTGTACGAGCAGATCCAGAAGGCCAAAGCGTCCGCCACCCGATGA
- a CDS encoding ABC transporter permease: protein MTARLLRRLACAAGLPGVLFGLWWLTSEGSQNIYLPPLSTILATFGEVWFSERLLNDVLPSLGRLAAGFTLAALAGIGLGVLIGLSRTVRLATEPVLEFFRAIPPPVLVPILMLFAGIEDTMKITVIAAGAVWPVLLNTVEGVRGIDEVLRDTARLYRLPGRTVLWHLVLRSASPRIFTGLRQAMSIAVILMVVSEMFAATNGLGFTIISFQRGFAIPEMWSGIILLGLLGVALSLLFRVAERRALSWYLGLRRAQRDDG from the coding sequence GTGACCGCCAGACTGCTCCGACGCCTCGCCTGCGCGGCGGGGCTGCCGGGAGTCCTCTTCGGCCTGTGGTGGCTGACCTCCGAGGGCAGCCAGAACATCTACCTCCCACCACTTTCCACGATTCTGGCCACCTTCGGCGAGGTGTGGTTCTCCGAGCGGCTGCTCAACGACGTGCTGCCCAGCCTCGGTCGCCTCGCCGCCGGATTCACCCTGGCCGCGCTGGCCGGGATCGGCCTGGGTGTCCTCATCGGACTGTCCAGGACGGTGCGGCTGGCCACCGAACCGGTGCTGGAGTTCTTCCGCGCCATCCCGCCACCGGTGCTGGTGCCGATCCTGATGCTGTTCGCGGGCATCGAGGACACGATGAAGATCACCGTCATCGCCGCGGGCGCGGTGTGGCCGGTCCTGCTCAACACCGTGGAGGGCGTGCGCGGCATCGACGAGGTGCTGCGGGACACCGCCCGGCTCTACCGGCTGCCCGGCCGGACCGTGTTGTGGCACCTGGTGCTGCGCTCGGCCAGCCCGCGCATCTTCACCGGGTTGCGGCAGGCCATGTCCATCGCGGTGATCCTGATGGTGGTGAGCGAGATGTTCGCCGCCACCAACGGTTTGGGCTTCACGATCATCTCCTTCCAGCGCGGTTTCGCGATACCGGAGATGTGGAGCGGCATCATCCTGCTCGGACTGCTCGGCGTCGCGCTGTCCCTGCTGTTCCGCGTGGCCGAACGCCGCGCGCTGTCCTGGTACCTCGGTCTGCGTCGCGCCCAGCGGGACGACGGATGA
- a CDS encoding ABC transporter permease encodes MILTSPVRGAGTSATTLGALGVAGLAVVLELAPRLGLVSTVYLPPLTEVLGALGAEAASPVFWFSLYETLRGWAIGLLLAVAGGILLGVPIGLLPVVRQATASTVEFLRPIPSVALVPLAVLLFGTDLRSTLLLVVYAAFWQVLVQVIAGVRDVDPVARDTATVFRLGALARVRHVVWPSALPYVLTGVRLGASVALVLAVTGELVIGSPGLGRQIALAQSSGAVATLYALVLVTGLVGMLLNLVFRAVERRVLAWHPAVRGDSVR; translated from the coding sequence ATGATCCTCACCTCCCCGGTGCGCGGCGCCGGCACCTCGGCCACCACCCTCGGCGCGCTCGGCGTGGCGGGGCTGGCGGTCGTGCTGGAGCTGGCGCCGCGTCTCGGGCTGGTGTCCACTGTGTACCTGCCACCGCTGACCGAGGTGCTCGGCGCGCTCGGCGCCGAGGCGGCCAGTCCGGTGTTCTGGTTCTCCCTCTACGAAACCCTGCGCGGCTGGGCCATCGGCCTGCTGCTCGCGGTGGCCGGCGGCATCCTGCTCGGCGTGCCGATCGGGCTGCTGCCGGTGGTGCGGCAGGCCACCGCCTCCACCGTCGAGTTCCTCCGGCCGATCCCCTCGGTCGCGCTGGTGCCGCTGGCGGTGCTGCTGTTCGGCACCGACCTGCGCTCCACCTTGTTGCTGGTGGTGTACGCGGCGTTCTGGCAGGTGCTGGTGCAGGTGATCGCCGGGGTGCGCGATGTGGACCCGGTGGCCCGCGACACCGCGACGGTGTTCCGGCTGGGCGCGCTGGCCAGGGTGCGGCACGTGGTGTGGCCCAGTGCCCTGCCCTACGTGCTCACCGGGGTGCGGCTGGGCGCGAGTGTCGCGCTGGTGCTCGCGGTCACCGGTGAGCTCGTCATCGGTTCTCCCGGACTGGGCAGGCAGATCGCGCTGGCCCAGTCCAGCGGCGCCGTCGCCACGCTGTACGCGCTGGTGCTGGTGACCGGTCTGGTCGGCATGCTGCTCAACCTGGTCTTCCGGGCGGTGGAACGGCGTGTGCTGGCCTGGCATCCGGCCGTGCGAGGTGACTCGGTCCGGTGA
- a CDS encoding ABC transporter substrate-binding protein produces MDIQCFESDPDGRFPGNAGTPSIAGVLRRRTPHEIPIPATRQVVTTRFSLRTTAFALSGALALSGCASPVAGGGDGSGTSGATTPVSLGVVPVIDVAPIYLGKEKGFFAKRGIDLRLETGQGGAAILPGVMSGQLTFGFSNMTSLLVARDKGLDVKVVANGTSSTGKSGADFGAVVVRGDSPVQSAKDLAGRSVAVNTLKNIGDTTVRASVRKAGGDAAAVKFTELAFPDMPAALAKGNVDAAWVVEPFLTMAKNQGARVVAWNFVDTAPKLSVAAYFTSAKLRAEQPDLVRKFTEAANESATYAQAHPDEARQAITGYTKITKEQVASLTLPDWPAEVNRESVATLAELAPQDGLVSGKPDLTALLP; encoded by the coding sequence ATGGACATTCAGTGTTTTGAGTCCGACCCGGATGGACGATTTCCCGGAAATGCGGGAACCCCTAGCATCGCCGGGGTGCTGCGGCGGCGAACCCCACACGAAATTCCCATTCCAGCGACCCGGCAGGTTGTGACCACCAGGTTTTCCCTGCGTACCACTGCTTTCGCACTATCCGGCGCACTGGCTCTCAGCGGCTGCGCCTCCCCTGTCGCCGGTGGTGGCGACGGTTCCGGCACCAGCGGCGCGACCACTCCGGTCAGTCTGGGGGTCGTGCCGGTCATCGACGTGGCACCCATCTACCTAGGCAAAGAAAAGGGTTTCTTCGCCAAACGGGGGATCGACCTGCGTTTGGAGACCGGCCAGGGCGGCGCGGCCATCCTGCCAGGGGTGATGAGCGGTCAGCTCACCTTCGGCTTCAGCAACATGACCTCGCTGCTGGTGGCCAGGGACAAGGGCCTGGACGTGAAGGTGGTGGCCAACGGCACCTCCTCCACCGGCAAGTCCGGCGCCGACTTCGGCGCGGTGGTGGTGCGCGGCGACTCCCCGGTGCAGAGCGCGAAGGACCTGGCAGGCCGCAGTGTCGCGGTGAACACCCTGAAGAACATCGGCGACACCACGGTGCGCGCCTCGGTGCGCAAGGCCGGGGGTGACGCGGCGGCGGTGAAGTTCACCGAGCTGGCGTTCCCGGACATGCCCGCGGCGCTGGCCAAGGGCAACGTGGACGCGGCCTGGGTGGTGGAACCCTTCCTCACCATGGCCAAGAACCAGGGCGCCAGGGTGGTGGCCTGGAACTTCGTGGACACCGCGCCCAAGCTCTCCGTGGCGGCCTACTTCACCTCGGCCAAGCTCCGGGCCGAGCAACCGGACCTGGTGCGCAAGTTCACCGAGGCGGCCAACGAGTCGGCGACCTACGCCCAGGCTCACCCGGACGAGGCGCGGCAGGCCATCACCGGCTACACCAAGATCACCAAAGAGCAGGTGGCCAGCCTGACCCTGCCCGACTGGCCAGCCGAGGTGAACCGCGAGTCGGTGGCCACGCTGGCCGAGCTCGCCCCGCAGGACGGCCTCGTCTCCGGGAAGCCCGACCTGACCGCCCTGCTGCCATGA
- a CDS encoding LysR family transcriptional regulator — MLLRQLEYLVALARERHFGRAAAACHVSQPSLSSAIRSLEKELGTPLVDRGRKFDGLTAEGERVLLWAHRILAERDALQDELAEMRQGLTGTVRIGAIPTALTAVPLLTVPFCQRHPHARVSIRSLSSRDIAHGLAEFELDAGLTYLDGEPLGRVRRLPVYEERYLLLAPSDSDLALQGSAGWAEAAAVPLCLLSPEMRNRRILDELFAAAGATVAPAVETDSVAALYAHVATRTWYSVISHAWLHMFGVPAGMRALPLHGTAQTPRGGLVTAARDPEAPMAAALAEVARVVDVRGELDRVARAHLS, encoded by the coding sequence GTGCTGTTGCGTCAACTGGAGTACTTGGTCGCGCTCGCCAGGGAGCGGCACTTCGGCCGCGCCGCCGCGGCCTGCCACGTCTCGCAGCCCTCGCTGTCCTCGGCGATCCGTTCCCTGGAGAAGGAACTGGGCACGCCACTGGTGGACCGGGGCCGCAAGTTCGACGGCCTGACTGCGGAGGGTGAGCGGGTTCTGCTGTGGGCGCACCGCATCCTGGCCGAGCGGGACGCCCTCCAGGACGAGCTGGCGGAGATGCGCCAGGGGCTCACCGGCACGGTCCGGATCGGTGCCATCCCCACCGCGCTCACCGCGGTCCCGCTGCTCACAGTCCCGTTCTGCCAACGACATCCGCACGCCAGGGTGAGCATCCGGTCACTGTCCTCTCGGGACATCGCGCACGGACTGGCCGAGTTCGAGCTGGACGCCGGACTGACCTATTTGGACGGTGAGCCGCTGGGCCGGGTCCGGCGACTCCCCGTATACGAGGAACGCTATCTCTTGCTCGCGCCGAGCGACAGTGATCTTGCTCTTCAGGGTTCGGCGGGCTGGGCCGAGGCGGCCGCGGTGCCGCTGTGCCTGCTGTCGCCGGAGATGCGCAACCGCCGGATCCTGGACGAGCTCTTCGCCGCCGCGGGCGCCACCGTCGCGCCCGCGGTGGAGACCGACTCGGTGGCCGCGCTGTACGCGCACGTGGCCACCCGGACCTGGTACTCGGTCATCTCGCACGCCTGGCTGCACATGTTCGGCGTGCCGGCCGGGATGCGCGCGCTGCCCCTGCACGGCACCGCGCAGACCCCCCGGGGCGGCCTGGTCACCGCGGCCCGCGACCCGGAGGCGCCGATGGCCGCGGCACTGGCCGAGGTGGCCCGCGTGGTGGACGTGCGCGGCGAGCTGGACCGGGTCGCGCGCGCCCACCTGTCATAG
- a CDS encoding NAD-dependent formate dehydrogenase, protein MAKVLCVLYNDPVDGYPTGYARDGLPHLDRYPDGQTLPSPQAVDFTPGALLGSVSGELGLRRFLESRGHTLVVTSDKDGPGSVFERELADADVVISQPFWPAYLTPERIAKARNLKLAVTAGIGSDHVDLAAAIEAGVTVAEVTYCNSISVAEHVVMMILGLVRNYLPSHQIVRDGGWHIADAVARSYDLEGMHVGTVAAGRIGLAVLRRLKPFDVHLHYTDRHRLPAELERELGLTFHPDAATMVPHCDVVTINAPLHPETEGLFGEQLIATMRRGAYLINTARARIADEQAVVRALESGHLAGYAGDVWYPQPAPADHPWRSMPHHGMTPHISGSSLSAQTRYAAGTREILENFFDGSPIREEYLIVEGGKLAGTGARSYSTR, encoded by the coding sequence ATGGCGAAGGTGCTGTGCGTGCTCTACAACGACCCGGTCGACGGCTACCCGACCGGCTACGCCAGGGACGGCCTGCCGCACCTGGACCGCTATCCGGACGGCCAGACCCTGCCCAGTCCCCAGGCCGTCGACTTCACCCCCGGCGCGCTGCTGGGCAGCGTCTCCGGCGAGCTCGGGCTGCGCCGGTTCCTGGAGAGCAGGGGCCACACCCTGGTGGTGACCTCGGACAAGGACGGCCCCGGCTCGGTGTTCGAGCGCGAGCTGGCCGACGCCGACGTGGTGATCTCCCAGCCGTTCTGGCCCGCCTACCTGACCCCGGAGCGGATCGCCAAGGCTCGCAACCTCAAGCTCGCGGTCACCGCGGGCATCGGCTCGGACCACGTGGACCTGGCCGCCGCGATCGAGGCCGGGGTGACCGTCGCCGAGGTCACCTACTGCAACAGCATCAGCGTGGCCGAGCACGTGGTGATGATGATCCTTGGCCTGGTCCGCAACTACCTGCCGTCGCACCAGATCGTCCGGGACGGCGGCTGGCACATCGCGGACGCGGTGGCCCGCTCCTACGACCTGGAGGGCATGCACGTCGGCACGGTGGCAGCGGGCCGGATCGGGCTGGCGGTGCTGCGTCGGCTCAAGCCCTTCGACGTGCACCTGCACTACACCGACCGGCACCGCCTGCCCGCCGAGCTGGAGCGGGAGCTGGGCCTGACCTTCCACCCGGACGCCGCCACCATGGTCCCGCACTGCGACGTGGTCACCATCAACGCGCCGCTGCACCCGGAGACCGAGGGCCTCTTCGGTGAGCAGCTCATCGCCACCATGCGCCGCGGCGCCTACCTGATCAACACCGCCAGGGCCAGGATCGCCGACGAGCAGGCCGTGGTCCGGGCGCTGGAGTCCGGCCACCTGGCCGGCTACGCGGGCGACGTCTGGTACCCGCAACCGGCCCCCGCCGACCACCCGTGGCGCAGCATGCCGCACCACGGCATGACCCCGCACATCTCCGGCTCCTCGCTGTCCGCGCAGACCCGCTACGCCGCGGGCACCAGGGAGATCCTGGAGAACTTCTTCGATGGTTCCCCGATCCGCGAGGAGTACCTGATCGTGGAGGGCGGCAAGCTGGCAGGCACCGGCGCGCGCTCCTACTCCACCCGCTGA
- a CDS encoding maleylacetate reductase — MATFEYTANPARILFGPGTLDRLPEEVRALGGTRVLLIGSPRSAGRAAGLLGPLLTARFERPVPHTPVGVTGTALALVREHGVDCLVAIGGGSAIGLAKALALRTGLPQVVLPTTYAGSEVTAVLGQTDHGGKTTLTSPEVLPETVIYDVELTLALPAGRSVTSGVNALAHAVEALYAPQTNPVTDQLAVQAITRLGRALPRIVADPADLAARADALQGAWLAGTCLGSVGMGLHHKLCHTLGGAFDLPHAETHTVLLPHAMAYNAPAAPAAMSQVAEALGVTDAPRGVHELVVRLGGPTSLRELGLAESDLPRAVELATATPYPNPRPLTAEGIAALLEDAWHGRAPAAAGPPDLRPGGGAA, encoded by the coding sequence ATGGCCACGTTCGAGTACACCGCCAACCCGGCCCGGATCCTCTTCGGCCCCGGCACCCTGGACCGGCTCCCCGAGGAGGTCCGCGCCCTCGGCGGCACCCGGGTGCTGCTGATCGGCTCGCCCCGCTCGGCCGGCCGGGCGGCCGGGCTGCTCGGCCCGCTGCTGACCGCCCGCTTCGAACGCCCGGTCCCGCACACCCCGGTCGGGGTCACCGGGACCGCGCTGGCACTGGTGCGGGAGCACGGCGTCGACTGCCTGGTCGCCATCGGCGGCGGCTCGGCCATCGGACTGGCCAAGGCGCTGGCCCTGCGCACCGGCCTGCCGCAGGTCGTGCTGCCCACCACCTACGCGGGCTCCGAGGTCACCGCGGTGCTCGGCCAGACCGACCACGGCGGCAAGACCACGCTGACCTCGCCGGAGGTGCTGCCCGAGACGGTCATCTACGACGTCGAGCTGACCCTCGCGCTACCGGCCGGTCGGTCGGTCACCAGCGGCGTCAACGCCCTCGCGCACGCCGTGGAGGCCCTGTACGCGCCCCAAACCAACCCGGTCACCGACCAGCTGGCGGTGCAGGCGATCACCCGCCTCGGCCGCGCCCTGCCCCGCATCGTCGCCGACCCGGCCGACCTGGCCGCCCGCGCCGACGCGTTGCAGGGCGCGTGGCTGGCCGGCACCTGCCTCGGCTCGGTCGGCATGGGCCTGCACCACAAGCTCTGCCACACCCTCGGCGGCGCCTTCGACCTGCCGCACGCCGAGACCCACACCGTGCTGCTGCCGCACGCCATGGCCTACAACGCCCCGGCGGCCCCGGCCGCGATGAGCCAGGTCGCCGAGGCCCTCGGCGTCACCGACGCGCCCCGCGGCGTGCACGAGCTGGTCGTCCGCCTCGGCGGCCCCACCTCCCTGCGCGAACTGGGCCTGGCCGAGTCGGACCTGCCCCGCGCGGTCGAGCTGGCCACCGCCACCCCGTACCCCAACCCGCGCCCGCTCACCGCCGAGGGCATCGCCGCCCTGCTCGAGGACGCCTGGCACGGCCGCGCCCCTGCCGCCGCAGGCCCGCCCGACCTGCGCCCCGGTGGGGGAGCGGCCTGA